CGCCGCCGCCGCTGCCGCAGATTTCCGGCTTTGCGCGCGGGTCTCGTCCAACATCCGGCCGGTCCGCAGCGCGATCAACATGGCGGCTACGAAGATCAGCGAGAAACCCAGGGAGAAACCGAGTTCCAGAATGAACGGCGGCCGGTACGGCGCTTGCGCATACCGGTACATCGACAGCGACACAGTCGTGACGACGACCAGATAGCCGATCGTCGGTCGGGGTGGCCGAGACAGCGCCAGCGCCAGCGTCGCGAGTGCGGGCGAGATAGCGACCAGGCGGATTCCGATGGTGGGCGGAGCGCCGGTCCACGCGAGCGGCCAGAGGGCGATAGCCGCCAGCGATCCGGCCGCCACGAGATCGGCGCAAACAGCGTCCACCAGGGCGCATGCACCGACGATTCGGTCTGCACGGTGATTGCGGTATTGAGCAGGTAGAACACATAGCCCATACCGACGAACCGCGCCGACAGCCGAAGCAACCGCTCGGCGTCCGTTCCCATCGGGCGCAGTATGGCAGATCCGGCTGTCGGGTTATCGCGTCGGGTTTCCGGTCGCCGTGGTCAGGCCGCCAGCAACATGGCCAGGACCGCGGTGTCCGGGTCGGCGATCGGATCGACCCCGACCCGGCTGACCATCGAGGTGACCGTGCCGTCCGATTCCGCCTCCACCCAGGCCGCGCGATGCTCCAGGCCGAGGTGCGGCACGCCGGGCAGCAACACGCAGCCCGATGCGGCGCCGACACACTCCGGCAGCGACGGCCGGGTCTCCGACGGCGGATGCAGCATCAGCAACGCCGGCGGGAGACGACGGGCGAACCGGCCTGGGGCGACCGCACGCTCACCGAGCACCGGGCCTTCGGCCACCACCAGGCCGACCATGTCCGGCTGCGGGTCCTCGGGTAGGTCCTCGCGGGCGCCGAACACCGTCGTGGTGGCCAGCAAACCCGGCACCGACGCCACCCGCACCGCGAGGGCCAGCAGCTGCGCCCACTCCTTGGTGCTGTTCGGCCACCGGCCGGAGATCACGAACCCGTGTAGTGCGCCATCCGATTGGAACGGGGCTACGCCGACGTAGCCGCCCGCGGGTGCAGGCTCGTTCGTAGTGGGATCGTTCATCTCTACCACCTCCAGACGGTGCATGACCGGTCTGCCCGTTTCTCGGGTTGGGAGATGATGCGGTACGGCAAAGTTGGCACACAAGGCCGGTCGAGTGCTAACCGGGTGCCGACGCTGCTCCGGAGCTCGTCTCGGAGCCCTGATCTGCCTGGTCGGCGGAGCGACGGCCCAGCAAGAAGTCGACTGCGGAGGGGACGTGTGCGGTGAACCTCACATTTGCCCGGTAGTCGGCGTGCCGCCGTGCGTCCTCGGCGAACAGCGGTCGTAACAGCTCGCCGACCGGGTATTTCGCGGTCCAATGCTCGTCGGTGTTGAGAAATACCATCGGGCTGAACCGGTCGTGGAACACCCGGTAGAAGTTCTGCGCGGCGTCCTGGAAGATCTCCTGCAGCGTGCCGGCTCGGCCGGGGGCGTAGATGACGCCGGCGTTCGCCACCGCGAGCAGGCCGTCTTCGCGCAGGGCGTTGGCGAAGTACTTCGCCAGGTGGCTCGCGAACGGGGTCGGGGGTTCGTGCCCGTAGAACCAGGTGGGAACGGCCACGCTGGTCGGTCGAGGCCGGTCGAACTTCTGATCGAGCTCGGCGAGCAGTCGGAACGCCGGCGCCTGCCAGGCGTGCAACTGGCCGAGCAGGCCTTGATCGATCTCGCCCTTCCGGTCGACCAGACCGGCCGCGCGAACCGGAAACCACGGCGCCGTCCGGGCCAGCCGCGCGACCGCGGCAGTCCGATCCGCCGGATCGGCCGCGGCAAGGGTTGCGCCGAGGTGGGTGGCCTCCATCGCGCCCGGTCCGCCACCGGAGATCACCAGGAACCCCGCGGTGGTGAGCCGTGCGGCGAGCTCGACGACGTCCCGATAGGCGGGGTTGTCCCGGCCCAGGTCGTGCCCGCCCATGATGGCTACCACGTCCTGGTCGGCGACGAGCGTGTCGCGCGCCTCCGATATGCACTGGTCGTGCAGCGCGCGCAGCATTCCGACGTCGCGGTTGGCGGGAATCCGGGTGGACCGGTAGGTCCGGAAGTCGAGCGTGTCGGCATAGGAACCGACGCGATTCGGATCGAAACCGGCGAACAGTTCGGCCGGCGCGTACAGCGAGGCCCGGAACGGCAGAACAGGAAACTCGTCGGTCACTGGCGCAACCCTACGAGATCTGTGTCTGCCGTCCCGCGGCGAGGCCGGTCGGCCGGTCGATCAGAGAACGACGAGACCGACGGTCGAGGTTGCGTTGGCGAACCGCTGCTGCACGTCGGCCCAGTTCACCACGTTCCAGAACGCCTTCACGTAATCGGCCTTCACGTTCTTGTACTGCAGGTAGAACGCGTGCTCCCACATGTCCACCTGGAGCAGCGGAATGATCCCCAACGGCACGTTGGCCTGCTGGTCGTAGAGCTGGAAGGTGAGCAGCTTCTTGCCCAGGGTGTCGTAGCCGAGCACCGCCCAGCCCGACCCCTGCAGGCCGTTGGCCGCGGCGGTGAACTGCGCCTGGAATTTGTCGAACGAGCCGAACTGATCGTCGATCGCCGCGGCGAGGTCGCCTTCGGGTTTGTCGCCGCCGTTCGGTGACAGGTTCTTCCACCAGATCGAGTGGTTGACATGACCACCCAGATGGAAGGCCAGGTTCTTCTCGTTCAGGAAGATCGCCGACTGGTCGTTCGCCTCGCGGGCGGCAGCCAGCTTCTCGACGGCGGCGTTCACCCCGGCGACGTACGCCGCGTGATGCTTCGAGTGGTGGATTTCGTTGATCTGGCCCGAGATGTGCGGCTCGAGTGCCGCGTAGTCCCAGTCGAGATCCGGCAATGTGTAGTCGGCCACGCGTGTCCCTTCCTCACGGGCAGGTCCCTGCCCGGGGTTTCGTGATGTATTTCCCGTGGAGTGGTTCTACGGTGTGGTTCCACCCAATCCCATTCGTACCCGCACCGCAATCTCTGCCGATACCGCGTATCCCGCAGCGGCCTCGTGGGCGGTCGGGCGCGCTGTCATCTCCCACCGCGAGGGCCAAAGAGACTACTGCCCCAGGAACTGCTGCCTACCCGAATCGCTCAGATCGGGGTAGCCGATCGGGCCGACGGCTCGATTCCGGCGTACCATCAGCGCTATGTCCTGGTACGACGAGTTGCTCGGCCGGATCGACGGGTCGCCGGTGATGGTGACTGCCGTCGATGCGCTGCCGGGCCGGGAGACCCAGATGCCGGTGCCGGCCGAGCATTACGTGAACGGTCACCCGATGCGGGCGCCATTTCCGGCGGGGATGGCTACTGCCGTCGTCGGTATGGGCTGCTTCTGGGGTGCGGAGAAAGGCTACTGGGAACTCGACGGGGTGTACAGCACCGCAGTCGGTTACGCCGGCGGGTATACCCGCAATCCGGGCTACCGCGAGGTCTGCTCCGGCCGGACCGGGCACACCGAGTCGGTGCTGGTGGTGTTCGATCCGGCGCGGCTGAGCTATCCCGAGGTCCTGCAGCACTTCTGGGAGAACCACGATCCCACGCAGGGGATGCGGCAAGGTAACGACGTCGGCTCGCAGTATCGGTCGGCCATCTTCACCGCGAGCGAGGAACAGGCGTCCGACGCGCGGGCTACCGCCAGCGGATTCGGCGAGCGGCTGGCCGCCGCCGGCTACGGCGAGATCACGACCGAGATCGCGCCGCTGCGCGAGTTCTATTACGCCGAGGGCTATCACCAGCAGTACCTGGCGAAGAACCCGGGTGGGTACTGCCCGGTGCATTCGACCGGGGTCGGCTGCCCGGTCGGTGGGCTGTACCCGGCCCAGCTGCCGAGATAACGCAGCCGCCGGGATAGCTCGCGGCCGGTCGCCGCCTACAGCGGCGGCGCGACGTCGTCCACCAGGGTGCGCGGGTCGCCGCTGTCGTGCGCGGCCCACCAACGCACCCCGCCGGCGATGAAGTCGGTCAGCGACAACGGCTGTCCGGTAATGCCTTCCACGCTGATGGTGTCGAACCACACCCGGAGGTCGAGCACGCGTGGATCGATCATTCCCTCTTCTTGGGACATTTCCAGCACGTGCTGACCGGTCCGGTCGCCCAGGGTGACGTCGAAGCTGAGCATCTCGCGCCAGATCGCCCAGCTGCTCTCCGGCAGGTCGATGAACTCCCAGCCGTGTAACGCGCCCCCTTCGAAGCTGCGCACCGCCTCGTCCAGGCCGGCCGGCGTGAGCGGATGGACCAACGGCTCGTGGGCGTCCCAGCGGATGAGTCGGAACGACGCGGCGATCCGGGCTACGCCGGACAAGACCAAGCTGACGGCGGCGTCCGGCGGAGGTGGTCCCGATTCGGGCAGGGTCAGCACGTCCAGCTGGATTCGGACGATGCCGCCCGGCTCGTCGACCGAAACGCCCCGGCAACGTGCCTCGGATAATGCTGCGTTCAACCCGAGGCGTTGCTCATCGCTCAGTTCCACGTGCGCCAGGTTATCTGGTCTTGACGGAAACCGGCAGTTCTGGTCGTCGGATGTCTACAAGAATGTCGGGTGGAACCGGGCCGGCGCGGATCGCGTCAGGGGAAGTATCGGACCGATCGGTTCGAACGCGCGGCGGCCGGTCGGTTTCGGAGTTGGCGGGGAATTCCGAAGCTGCCGGTCGTCGCGTCGCGCCGTCGATCTCCACGATCGCCCGCCGTGGCAGTATCGATAGCGTGACCACGGGAGACAGGCCGACGGTGCCGGTGTCGGCAGTACCGGATGCCGGGACGTCGGATGTCGGCGCGGTGGTGCTGCTCGATGTCCGCGAGCATGACGAGTGGGCGCTGGGTCATGCCCCCGGTGCGTTGCACATCCCGGTCACCGACATCCCCGCCCGGCTGGCCGAGATCGATCCGGATGCCGAGCTCTTCGTCGTGTGTCGCCAGGGGGGACGTTCGGCGGTCGTCGTCGATTATCTGAATCAGAACGGGTACGAGGCGCTCGACATCCGGGGCGGCATGGTCGCCTGGCAGCAGGCCGGCCGGGCGCTCGTTCGCGATGGCGACGGCCCGGCGACCGTGTACTGATGACACACCCTCCGGTAGCCCCGCTCCGCCCGGCGCAGCTCTGTGTACGCTGTGGCGCGCAGTGGTCGACCGGTCAGCATCCGATCCAATGGTGCCCGCGCTGTCACGGGGTCCTGCTGGCGCCCGCCCGGCCGGATGCGGTACCCGCCGAGCGCGGTTATCGGTGGGTGGCGCGTCCGCCCGGCCGGCCCGGCGGTCCTCGCTCGGTCGTGTTCGCCCCGTCCGGGTCCCGCCCGATTCCGCGCTACTCCGCCACACCGCAGTGGGGACTGACCGATCCGCCGCCGCGGCCGGCCGTGGTCCGGCCGGGTGGCCGCGCTCGCGGCGCGGGTATCGCAGCTGCTGGTCTGGACCGCACTGCTGTTCGGGCTGGCCGCGGTGGCCGAGATCGGCCGCTACCTGATGTTGCTGCGTAACCGCACCCGGTTGATCGAGCCGGCGCTGCTGGCGTTTTCCGACGCGGCTGTCCTGGTCACCTCGATCACCGGTCTGATCTTCGCGTTCTTGACCGCCGTCGGTTGCGTCGGCTGGCTGGCCGATGCTCGGGCGACCGTCTTCGGCCGGGCCGGTCGGCTGGATCCGCGGCCGCGGTGGATGCTGCTGGCCGGATGCCTGATCCCCGGTCTCAACCTGGTGTATCCCGGGGTGTTCCTGACCGAGTTGGTCCGGGACCGGCAACCCCGGCTGCAGCGTGCGGTTCGGGTCTGGTGGCTGGCGTGGCTGGTCGGAGCGGGCTTGACCGCCGCGGCGTTCGCCTACCGGACCGCAGACTCTCTGCAGGGCCAGGCGGACGGGGTGATGATGGCTGCCTGGGCCGACGCCGGGGCCGCCGTGGTCGCCGTGGTCACGCTGTGGTTGATTCGGTTGTTCGGCGGGCGTGACCTGTTCGGTCACGAGCGCGCGGCGCAGCGCTGGCTGGTCGCTGCGGGGCCGTCCGAGCCGCGGATCGCGCCGATCCGAGCCGCTTCGCCGCCGGTGGTGCGCGATACCGCCGCCGACGAGGCAGCCGCTGCCGGCGCGGGCAGCGTCGAGGTGCAGGAGGTGCCGGCGAAGTGAACGCCGAGGCGACTGCCGATGCGCCCGAATTCCGCGCCCCGTTCGTCGTCGCCCATCGTGGGGCGTCCGTCGCGCGGCCCGAGCACACGCTCGCCGCTTACGAGCTCGCCCTCACCGAGGGTGCCGACGGGGTCGAGTGCGACGTCCGGCTCACCCGGGACGGTCACCTGGTCTGCGTGCACGACCGCACCGTCGACCGCACCTCGTCGGGGGTCGGCCTGGTCAGCGAGCTCAGCCTGGACGAGTTGCGCGAACTGGACTTCGGCGACGCGACCGATCCGGCCGCCGTGCTCACCCTGCGTGAGCTGATCACGCTGGTGCTGGACTGGCGGGAGCGACCGG
Above is a genomic segment from Skermania piniformis containing:
- a CDS encoding peptidase, yielding MNDPTTNEPAPAGGYVGVAPFQSDGALHGFVISGRWPNSTKEWAQLLALAVRVASVPGLLATTTVFGAREDLPEDPQPDMVGLVVAEGPVLGERAVAPGRFARRLPPALLMLHPPSETRPSLPECVGAASGCVLLPGVPHLGLEHRAAWVEAESDGTVTSMVSRVGVDPIADPDTAVLAMLLAA
- a CDS encoding LOG family protein encodes the protein MTDEFPVLPFRASLYAPAELFAGFDPNRVGSYADTLDFRTYRSTRIPANRDVGMLRALHDQCISEARDTLVADQDVVAIMGGHDLGRDNPAYRDVVELAARLTTAGFLVISGGGPGAMEATHLGATLAAADPADRTAAVARLARTAPWFPVRAAGLVDRKGEIDQGLLGQLHAWQAPAFRLLAELDQKFDRPRPTSVAVPTWFYGHEPPTPFASHLAKYFANALREDGLLAVANAGVIYAPGRAGTLQEIFQDAAQNFYRVFHDRFSPMVFLNTDEHWTAKYPVGELLRPLFAEDARRHADYRANVRFTAHVPSAVDFLLGRRSADQADQGSETSSGAASAPG
- a CDS encoding superoxide dismutase, producing MADYTLPDLDWDYAALEPHISGQINEIHHSKHHAAYVAGVNAAVEKLAAAREANDQSAIFLNEKNLAFHLGGHVNHSIWWKNLSPNGGDKPEGDLAAAIDDQFGSFDKFQAQFTAAANGLQGSGWAVLGYDTLGKKLLTFQLYDQQANVPLGIIPLLQVDMWEHAFYLQYKNVKADYVKAFWNVVNWADVQQRFANATSTVGLVVL
- the msrA gene encoding peptide-methionine (S)-S-oxide reductase MsrA, coding for MSWYDELLGRIDGSPVMVTAVDALPGRETQMPVPAEHYVNGHPMRAPFPAGMATAVVGMGCFWGAEKGYWELDGVYSTAVGYAGGYTRNPGYREVCSGRTGHTESVLVVFDPARLSYPEVLQHFWENHDPTQGMRQGNDVGSQYRSAIFTASEEQASDARATASGFGERLAAAGYGEITTEIAPLREFYYAEGYHQQYLAKNPGGYCPVHSTGVGCPVGGLYPAQLPR
- a CDS encoding rhodanese-like domain-containing protein is translated as MTTGDRPTVPVSAVPDAGTSDVGAVVLLDVREHDEWALGHAPGALHIPVTDIPARLAEIDPDAELFVVCRQGGRSAVVVDYLNQNGYEALDIRGGMVAWQQAGRALVRDGDGPATVY
- a CDS encoding DUF4328 domain-containing protein, yielding MAALAARVSQLLVWTALLFGLAAVAEIGRYLMLLRNRTRLIEPALLAFSDAAVLVTSITGLIFAFLTAVGCVGWLADARATVFGRAGRLDPRPRWMLLAGCLIPGLNLVYPGVFLTELVRDRQPRLQRAVRVWWLAWLVGAGLTAAAFAYRTADSLQGQADGVMMAAWADAGAAVVAVVTLWLIRLFGGRDLFGHERAAQRWLVAAGPSEPRIAPIRAASPPVVRDTAADEAAAAGAGSVEVQEVPAK